The following are encoded in a window of Mycobacterium vicinigordonae genomic DNA:
- a CDS encoding roadblock/LC7 domain-containing protein, giving the protein MTVQSSYSPLDWLVSKFVREVPGVAHALLVSVDGLPVAASEHLPRERADQLAAVASGLASLATGAAQLFEGGQVLQSVVEMQNGFLLLMRVGDGSHLATLAMPSCDIGQIGYEMAILVEQVGNVVQSSRRGEPESRWTDATRG; this is encoded by the coding sequence GTGACCGTCCAATCCTCGTACAGTCCGCTGGACTGGCTGGTGTCCAAATTCGTGCGCGAGGTCCCCGGCGTGGCGCATGCGCTGCTGGTGTCGGTCGACGGCCTGCCCGTCGCCGCCAGCGAGCACCTGCCGCGCGAGCGGGCAGACCAGCTGGCCGCGGTGGCCTCTGGCCTGGCCAGCCTGGCCACCGGCGCTGCGCAGCTGTTCGAGGGTGGACAGGTGTTGCAGTCGGTGGTCGAGATGCAGAACGGTTTTCTGCTGCTGATGCGCGTCGGTGACGGCTCACACCTGGCCACGCTGGCGATGCCGTCATGCGACATCGGCCAGATCGGCTACGAGATGGCCATTCTTGTCGAACAGGTGGGCAACGTCGTGCAGTCGTCCCGCCGCGGCGAACCCGAGTCACGATGGACCGACGCGACCCGGGGCTGA
- a CDS encoding DUF742 domain-containing protein: protein MDRRDPGLTTPNLVRPYTLTAGRTGTDVDLPLEAPVQALRVRQAQQWSAGDMRGRIIGLCENSPSVAEISARLELPVGVARVLIGDLVTAGYLRVHRTLTDRSTRDERYELIGRTLRGLRAL from the coding sequence ATGGACCGACGCGACCCGGGGCTGACGACCCCGAACCTGGTGCGCCCGTACACTTTGACGGCCGGGCGCACCGGCACCGACGTCGACCTTCCGTTGGAGGCGCCGGTGCAGGCGCTGCGGGTTAGGCAGGCCCAGCAGTGGTCGGCCGGGGACATGCGGGGCAGGATCATCGGGCTGTGTGAAAACAGCCCGTCGGTCGCGGAAATATCAGCTCGACTGGAATTGCCGGTCGGTGTTGCGCGCGTCCTGATCGGTGATCTGGTCACGGCCGGTTACCTTCGGGTGCACAGGACCTTGACCGACCGTTCGACCCGCGACGAGCGGTACGAACTCATAGGAAGGACCCTGCGTGGTCTCAGGGCACTCTGA